One Bartonella sp. TP genomic window carries:
- the dnaE gene encoding DNA polymerase III subunit alpha, with the protein MLKNLATNLSFVHLHVHSTYSLLEGALQTSEIASAAYDDGQPAIALTDSNNLFGALEFTSACLSKGVQPIVGLQILLDFEAETNNKNLGCVVLLASDDTGLANLLHLASKAYLDAPDAHATDLAYIKLSWLRDYAAGLILLTGGVNGPINKALSEDNVSKALVQLTSLKKIFADRLYIELQRYEDYSKAVEQKLLQFALEEDIELVATNEAFFLNKAGFEAHDALLAIAHGNLVANKNRPRVSSDHYLKSQKEMVALFADLPEAIANSVKIAQQCRSFVKKREPILPKFADNEELTIQLLKDQAFQGLEHRLTTNGLAENFTREDYIKRLDYELDIIIKMKFQGYFLIVADFIQWAKMAGIPVGPGRGSGAGALVAYALTITDIDPLRFSLLFERFLNPERVSMPDFDIDFCQNRRGEVIKYVQNKYGKDRVAHIITFGKMQARAVLRDVGRVLQIPYGKVDYLCKLVPQGPGSNINLAQAIREEPKFREAALEDSNIDRLLEIALQLEGLYRHASTHAAGIVIGDRPLQELVPMYFDAKSQMPVTQYNMKYVEQAGLVKFDFLGLKTLSVLKNAVDLARRKVKDLDLLKIDLKDQTTYDLLSNGETVGIFQVESAGMRQALIGMQPDCIEDIIALVALYRPGPMENIPVYNRRKNGAEIVSYIHPEIEDILKETQGVIVYQEQVMQIAQRLAGYSLGEADLLRRAMGKKIHSEMEQQRARFIKGAENNNIVKAKANEIFDLLAKFADYGFNKSHAAAYGLISYQTAYMKANFPVEFLAASMNYDMLNTEKLNDFRIEALHLDIEIIPPNVQTSAKDFEVLDNKIFYSLAAIKGVGESVAAHIAQVRGKQKFASLEHFCQAIDPKEVNKLALEGLVSAGALDCFNIDRASLFASVPRMLSYATRAKQTKNSAQQDIFGDLTQNTLDKLDLISAKAWSLDEKLHREIVSLGFYITGHPLTRYSKYISNYKSYPENIAKFRATFSTAATLIAKQLRKTKKGERMLILTFSQPNNIQFDVPLFDDKVQQFSDKLVIGASMLLDLYVKYYEDNERANITNLTLLKEGNDPIYFKSLKLAVTQASHIETIHKLLIEKGKKGNYNSELNCEVKLLYKEEKQTLELSLGQTYVIDESIYNAVASIDGLRILESLQF; encoded by the coding sequence GTGTTAAAAAATCTAGCCACTAATTTGTCTTTTGTTCATTTACATGTGCATTCTACTTATTCTTTACTAGAGGGTGCATTGCAGACCTCTGAAATAGCATCGGCGGCTTATGATGATGGCCAGCCTGCTATAGCTCTTACCGATAGTAATAATTTGTTTGGTGCTTTAGAATTTACGTCTGCTTGTTTAAGCAAAGGGGTTCAGCCTATTGTTGGACTGCAAATCCTATTAGATTTTGAAGCAGAAACTAATAATAAGAATCTTGGCTGTGTAGTACTATTGGCTAGTGATGATACTGGCCTGGCAAATTTGCTGCATTTAGCAAGCAAGGCATATTTGGATGCGCCGGACGCCCATGCCACTGATCTGGCTTATATTAAATTATCTTGGCTTAGGGATTATGCCGCTGGGCTTATTTTATTAACTGGTGGGGTAAATGGTCCAATCAACAAAGCTTTGAGCGAAGATAATGTTAGCAAAGCTTTGGTGCAATTAACGAGTTTAAAAAAGATATTTGCAGACCGATTATATATAGAATTACAAAGATATGAGGATTATAGTAAAGCTGTAGAGCAAAAATTATTACAATTTGCTTTAGAAGAAGATATTGAGTTAGTCGCTACTAATGAAGCGTTTTTTTTGAACAAGGCAGGGTTTGAAGCACATGATGCTTTGCTAGCTATAGCCCATGGTAATTTGGTAGCAAATAAAAATCGCCCGCGTGTTTCAAGCGATCATTATCTAAAAAGCCAAAAAGAGATGGTTGCTTTATTTGCTGACTTACCAGAGGCTATAGCTAATAGCGTAAAGATTGCTCAGCAATGCAGAAGCTTTGTAAAGAAGCGCGAGCCTATCTTACCTAAATTTGCGGATAATGAAGAGCTGACAATTCAATTGCTTAAAGATCAAGCATTTCAAGGGTTAGAGCATCGTTTAACTACAAATGGACTGGCAGAAAATTTTACGCGCGAAGATTACATAAAGCGCTTGGATTATGAATTAGATATTATAATAAAAATGAAATTTCAGGGTTATTTCCTTATAGTTGCTGATTTTATCCAATGGGCAAAAATGGCGGGGATTCCTGTAGGTCCGGGCCGTGGCTCTGGAGCTGGAGCTTTGGTTGCCTATGCGCTTACCATTACAGACATAGACCCATTGCGGTTTTCTTTACTATTTGAGCGTTTTTTGAATCCAGAGCGGGTTTCAATGCCAGATTTTGACATAGATTTTTGTCAAAATCGACGTGGCGAGGTTATAAAATATGTGCAAAATAAATATGGCAAGGATCGTGTAGCGCATATTATAACTTTTGGTAAAATGCAAGCCCGGGCTGTATTACGCGACGTAGGTAGGGTATTGCAAATTCCATATGGTAAGGTTGACTATTTATGTAAGCTGGTACCTCAAGGACCGGGTTCAAACATAAACCTTGCACAAGCAATACGAGAAGAGCCTAAATTTCGAGAAGCGGCCTTAGAGGATTCTAATATTGACAGGCTGCTGGAAATAGCCCTGCAATTAGAAGGACTATACCGACATGCTTCTACACATGCCGCAGGTATTGTGATAGGAGACCGACCATTGCAAGAATTAGTGCCTATGTATTTTGATGCTAAATCACAAATGCCAGTAACACAATATAATATGAAATATGTAGAGCAAGCAGGTTTGGTAAAATTTGACTTTTTGGGATTAAAAACCCTTTCTGTTTTAAAAAATGCGGTTGATTTAGCTCGCAGAAAAGTAAAAGATTTGGATTTATTAAAAATAGATTTAAAAGATCAAACTACGTATGATTTACTTTCAAATGGTGAAACTGTAGGGATATTTCAAGTGGAAAGCGCTGGCATGCGGCAAGCTCTAATCGGCATGCAGCCAGATTGTATAGAGGATATTATTGCCCTAGTTGCTTTATATCGCCCAGGGCCAATGGAAAATATTCCCGTTTATAATCGCCGCAAAAATGGGGCAGAAATAGTTAGTTATATTCATCCTGAGATAGAAGATATTTTAAAAGAAACACAAGGTGTGATTGTGTATCAAGAGCAGGTGATGCAAATTGCTCAGCGCTTAGCTGGTTATTCATTGGGCGAAGCTGATTTGCTTCGCCGTGCTATGGGTAAAAAGATACATTCAGAAATGGAGCAGCAAAGAGCAAGGTTTATCAAAGGCGCAGAAAATAATAATATAGTCAAAGCTAAAGCTAATGAAATTTTTGATTTATTAGCAAAATTTGCAGATTATGGTTTCAATAAATCTCATGCTGCTGCCTATGGTTTGATTTCCTACCAAACGGCTTATATGAAAGCTAATTTTCCTGTAGAGTTTTTAGCTGCTTCGATGAATTATGATATGCTTAATACCGAAAAGTTAAATGATTTTAGAATAGAGGCGCTGCATTTAGATATAGAAATAATTCCTCCCAATGTACAAACTTCAGCAAAAGATTTTGAAGTTTTGGATAACAAAATATTTTATTCGCTAGCAGCGATAAAAGGGGTAGGCGAAAGTGTGGCAGCACATATAGCCCAAGTAAGAGGCAAGCAAAAATTTGCTAGTTTAGAGCACTTCTGCCAGGCTATAGATCCTAAAGAAGTTAATAAGCTTGCGTTAGAAGGATTAGTAAGTGCTGGTGCTCTTGACTGTTTCAATATAGATAGGGCTAGTTTATTTGCCTCTGTGCCGCGCATGTTGAGCTATGCAACGCGAGCCAAGCAGACTAAAAATAGCGCCCAGCAAGATATCTTTGGTGATCTTACACAAAATACTTTGGACAAGCTAGATTTAATAAGTGCTAAAGCTTGGTCTTTAGATGAAAAGCTGCATAGAGAAATTGTGAGCTTAGGTTTTTATATTACTGGTCACCCATTAACTCGTTATAGTAAATATATATCTAACTATAAATCATATCCAGAAAATATTGCTAAGTTTAGAGCCACTTTTAGCACGGCTGCTACTTTAATTGCCAAGCAATTGCGAAAAACTAAAAAGGGTGAGCGTATGCTTATCTTAACTTTTTCACAACCGAATAATATTCAATTTGATGTGCCTTTATTTGACGATAAAGTGCAGCAATTTAGCGATAAACTTGTCATAGGGGCTTCTATGCTATTGGATTTATATGTTAAATATTATGAGGATAATGAAAGGGCAAACATTACAAACTTGACCTTACTAAAGGAGGGCAATGATCCAATTTATTTTAAATCTCTTAAGCTTGCCGTAACGCAAGCTAGCCATATAGAAACCATACACAAATTATTGATTGAAAAAGGAAAAAAAGGTAATTATAACAGCGAGTTAAATTGTGAAGTTAAATTACTTTATAAAGAAGAAAAACAAACATTAGAGCTATCGCTTGGACAAACTTATGTTATTGATGAATCTATCTATAATGCGGTAGCTTCTATTGATGGCTTGCGAATACTAGAAAGCCTACAATTTTAA
- a CDS encoding FAD-dependent monooxygenase → MKKLISPAPIVISGGGIAGLSLALYFAKYGVASIILEKASELKEIGAGLQLSPNATRLLEKIDVLKACLEKAALPTQINLINATNNQKIISLPIAQYAKSNNLSQYLTIHRADLQTVLLDAVRAQNQLIDLRLGNEVIAYTNQQQDGYVIQVKKNTGILYDIPTKLLVCADGVWSNLRPEKAVYSGYTAWRTTFLPQKAKHLGLSNYEISVFMDHSQHSVCYPICQGENYNLIMITKEELATSITVPKSNILTFAQDAQWSRWPIFSSLNINYLNQDGIIFIGDAAHSLLPFAAQGAAMAIEDAAKLAVHLCSSETFATRNNLCTYAKKRTQRIKQVKFRGNLNAYAYHAKGIIAKTRDVTMRFMGSNRLLENLNWLYKYDALKL, encoded by the coding sequence ATGAAAAAGCTTATTAGCCCAGCACCAATTGTAATTTCTGGCGGGGGCATAGCTGGATTAAGCTTGGCTTTATATTTTGCGAAATATGGGGTAGCTTCTATAATATTAGAAAAAGCATCAGAACTAAAAGAAATAGGCGCAGGATTACAGCTTTCCCCCAATGCTACAAGATTATTAGAGAAGATAGATGTATTAAAAGCCTGTCTAGAAAAAGCAGCGCTTCCAACACAAATTAATTTAATAAATGCTACTAATAACCAAAAAATTATTTCTTTGCCTATTGCGCAATATGCTAAAAGCAACAATCTTTCACAATATCTTACAATACATAGAGCCGATTTACAGACTGTCTTATTAGATGCTGTACGCGCACAGAATCAATTGATCGATTTGCGTCTTGGAAATGAGGTAATAGCTTACACAAATCAACAGCAAGATGGATATGTTATACAGGTTAAAAAAAATACTGGTATCTTATACGATATACCAACCAAGCTTTTAGTTTGTGCTGATGGAGTTTGGTCGAACCTTAGGCCAGAAAAAGCAGTATATAGCGGCTATACAGCTTGGCGCACTACATTTTTACCGCAAAAAGCTAAGCATCTAGGTTTAAGTAATTATGAAATTAGTGTCTTTATGGATCATAGTCAGCATTCAGTATGCTATCCAATTTGCCAAGGAGAAAACTATAATTTGATTATGATAACAAAAGAAGAGTTAGCTACATCAATAACAGTGCCAAAATCAAATATTTTAACATTTGCACAGGATGCTCAATGGAGCCGCTGGCCAATTTTTAGCTCACTTAACATAAATTATTTAAATCAAGACGGTATAATTTTTATTGGTGACGCGGCGCACAGCCTTTTACCTTTTGCTGCACAGGGTGCCGCTATGGCTATAGAAGATGCCGCAAAGCTTGCTGTACATTTATGCAGCTCAGAAACTTTTGCTACGAGAAATAATTTGTGCACTTACGCAAAAAAAAGAACACAGCGCATTAAGCAGGTAAAATTTCGCGGTAATCTAAACGCTTATGCTTATCACGCTAAGGGAATAATTGCTAAGACAAGAGATGTTACAATGAGATTTATGGGCAGCAACCGATTACTAGAAAATCTCAACTGGCTTTACAAATATGATGCTTTAAAATTGTAG
- a CDS encoding zinc-finger domain-containing protein, with protein MTEHETLEVNNINGEKTVEITSKNFMCSGSDAPFDHPHIFLNMGEETEKRCPYCRTRYVLKI; from the coding sequence ATGACCGAGCATGAAACTTTAGAAGTTAATAATATAAACGGTGAAAAAACAGTAGAAATCACCTCCAAAAACTTTATGTGTTCTGGTAGTGATGCGCCATTTGATCATCCCCATATTTTTTTGAATATGGGCGAAGAAACAGAAAAAAGATGTCCCTATTGTCGCACACGCTATGTTTTAAAAATTTAA
- the rnd gene encoding ribonuclease D → MNIISSTEKLNELIAKIEQSTDFVAIDTEFLREKTYYAKLCLIQVATHSLNAIIDPLAEGINLESFFSLLQNQKIVKVFFAGRQDLEILYFESHGVIPAPIFDCQIAAMLCGYDDFISYQQLVLSLLKIKLDKSSQLTDWSTRPLSQEQLTYALHDVTYLCDIYAKLTKKLKKAGRESWVQEELKPLYKAETYDPPIEEAWLRLKTKRNSQRELAIIQRIAVWREDKARKHNLPRSWVLKDEIISEIANIQPKNEQEFLALKTVKKFGIRHKFDYKILCDIVNEVTELPMQTLPLIDAPAVHIGNSSLVEMLQFLLKLVAHENHIATSMIATTANLKQMVLQNTCEGTAVMHGWRAKIFGHLAEELLQGKLGFCFKNNRAIYYKI, encoded by the coding sequence ATGAACATTATTTCTAGTACTGAAAAATTGAATGAGTTGATAGCAAAGATAGAGCAAAGCACAGATTTTGTAGCTATAGATACAGAATTTCTGCGCGAGAAAACCTATTATGCTAAGCTGTGCTTAATTCAGGTGGCAACCCATAGCTTAAATGCGATTATTGACCCCTTGGCAGAAGGGATAAACTTAGAATCTTTCTTTTCTTTATTGCAAAATCAAAAAATTGTAAAAGTATTTTTTGCAGGTCGACAAGATTTGGAAATCTTATATTTTGAAAGTCATGGAGTTATTCCAGCGCCAATTTTTGATTGTCAAATTGCTGCTATGCTATGCGGTTATGATGATTTCATATCCTATCAACAACTAGTACTAAGTCTGTTAAAAATAAAATTAGACAAATCTTCACAACTTACCGATTGGTCCACACGCCCTCTAAGCCAAGAGCAGTTAACTTACGCCTTACATGACGTGACTTATTTATGCGATATATATGCAAAATTAACTAAAAAATTAAAAAAAGCTGGTCGTGAAAGCTGGGTTCAAGAAGAGTTAAAACCATTATACAAAGCAGAAACTTATGATCCCCCCATAGAAGAAGCTTGGCTTAGATTGAAAACTAAACGTAACAGTCAGCGCGAGTTAGCTATTATTCAAAGAATCGCTGTTTGGCGCGAAGATAAGGCCAGAAAACACAATTTGCCACGTAGCTGGGTGCTCAAAGATGAAATAATAAGTGAAATTGCTAATATCCAACCTAAAAATGAGCAAGAATTTTTAGCATTAAAAACTGTAAAAAAATTTGGCATCAGGCATAAATTTGACTATAAAATATTGTGCGATATAGTCAATGAAGTTACTGAGTTACCAATGCAAACGTTACCTTTGATAGACGCCCCTGCCGTTCATATAGGCAATAGCTCGCTTGTTGAAATGCTGCAGTTTCTGTTAAAGCTAGTAGCCCATGAAAATCATATAGCAACCTCTATGATTGCAACAACAGCGAATTTAAAGCAAATGGTTTTGCAAAATACCTGCGAAGGTACGGCAGTTATGCATGGTTGGCGAGCTAAAATATTCGGCCATTTGGCAGAAGAGCTATTACAAGGTAAGCTGGGCTTTTGCTTTAAGAATAATCGTGCTATTTATTATAAAATTTAA
- the aspS gene encoding aspartate--tRNA ligase, whose protein sequence is MHRYRSHLCNELNIANIDSQVRLSGWVHRVRDHGGILFIDLRDPYGITQIVASPQDAAFSVAEILRSEWVVCINGVVKARAKDAINKNLATGEIEVFASDIEILSKAEELPLPVFGEPEYPEDIRLKYRFLDLRRETLHKNIMSRTNIIAYIRELMQKASFTEFSTPILTASSPEGARDFLIPSRIHNGKFFALPQAPQQYKQLLMMSGFDRYFQIAPCFRDEDPRADRLPGEFYQLDVELSFVEQEDIFSLMEPIIIKLFEKFANGQKVTQKFPRIPYEEAMRKYGSDKPDLRNPIIMSNVSSYFKDSGFQVFANILANNPKAEIWAIPAPGGASRAFCDKMNSWAQSIGEAGLGYIFWRMNDGALEGAGPIAKNLGPQRCAELQKQLKLKDNDACFFVAGVPKAFCSFAGRARTKIAEELNIINQAGFELAWIVDFPFYEWNEDEKKIEFSHNPFSMPQGGLQALQDNDPLTIKAYQYDIVCNGFEIASGGIRNHLPELMIKAFELAGFSKADVEERFGALYRAFHYGAPPHGGMAAGIDRIVMLLLGAKNLRDISIFPMNQQAMDLLMGAPAPASNKQLSELALRVAPNIKL, encoded by the coding sequence ATGCATCGATATCGCAGCCATCTATGTAACGAACTTAACATTGCGAATATCGACAGCCAAGTGCGTCTTTCTGGTTGGGTGCATCGCGTACGCGACCATGGCGGAATATTATTTATAGATTTACGCGACCCTTACGGCATTACACAGATCGTGGCCTCGCCACAAGATGCAGCTTTTAGCGTAGCAGAAATACTGCGCAGTGAATGGGTTGTTTGTATTAACGGTGTTGTTAAAGCGCGTGCCAAGGATGCGATTAATAAAAATCTTGCTACTGGTGAAATAGAAGTTTTTGCTTCGGATATTGAAATCTTATCAAAAGCTGAAGAATTGCCTCTACCTGTATTTGGCGAGCCTGAATACCCGGAGGATATAAGGTTGAAATATCGTTTTTTAGATTTACGCCGCGAAACCTTGCATAAAAATATTATGAGCCGCACCAATATTATTGCGTATATACGTGAGCTAATGCAAAAAGCAAGCTTTACAGAGTTTAGCACTCCAATATTAACAGCTTCTTCGCCAGAGGGAGCACGCGATTTTTTAATTCCTAGTCGGATACATAACGGCAAGTTTTTTGCTTTGCCTCAGGCTCCCCAGCAATATAAGCAATTATTGATGATGTCTGGGTTTGACAGATATTTTCAAATTGCTCCTTGTTTTCGTGACGAAGATCCACGAGCCGATAGACTACCTGGGGAATTTTATCAGTTAGATGTAGAGCTTAGCTTTGTAGAGCAAGAAGATATATTTAGTCTTATGGAGCCGATAATTATTAAATTATTTGAGAAATTTGCTAATGGCCAAAAAGTTACACAAAAATTTCCGCGCATTCCATATGAAGAAGCAATGCGAAAATACGGATCAGATAAACCAGATTTACGCAATCCCATTATTATGTCGAATGTTTCGTCATATTTCAAAGATTCTGGATTTCAAGTCTTTGCTAATATTTTAGCTAATAACCCAAAGGCGGAGATTTGGGCTATTCCCGCTCCTGGGGGGGCTAGCCGCGCATTTTGCGATAAAATGAATAGTTGGGCGCAATCAATTGGTGAAGCTGGGTTGGGCTATATTTTTTGGCGTATGAATGATGGCGCATTAGAAGGAGCTGGACCAATAGCCAAAAATTTAGGACCACAGCGCTGTGCTGAATTGCAAAAGCAATTGAAGTTAAAAGACAATGATGCCTGTTTTTTTGTTGCTGGTGTACCTAAAGCGTTTTGTAGCTTTGCTGGTCGAGCTCGTACCAAAATTGCTGAAGAGTTAAATATTATAAATCAGGCCGGGTTTGAATTGGCCTGGATTGTAGATTTTCCTTTTTATGAATGGAATGAAGACGAAAAAAAGATAGAGTTTTCGCATAACCCATTTTCAATGCCACAGGGCGGCTTACAAGCCTTACAAGATAATGATCCATTAACAATCAAGGCTTATCAATATGATATCGTTTGTAATGGATTTGAAATTGCCTCTGGCGGTATACGCAATCATTTACCAGAGCTTATGATTAAAGCTTTTGAGCTTGCTGGATTTAGCAAAGCAGATGTAGAAGAGCGCTTTGGCGCGCTTTACCGTGCATTTCATTATGGCGCTCCACCGCATGGCGGCATGGCTGCTGGCATAGATCGCATTGTTATGCTATTATTAGGCGCAAAGAATTTGCGCGACATTTCAATATTTCCAATGAATCAACAAGCAATGGATTTATTGATGGGGGCGCCAGCTCCAGCAAGCAATAAACAGCTTAGTGAGTTAGCTTTGCGTGTTGCCCCTAATATAAAATTATAA
- the parC gene encoding DNA topoisomerase IV subunit A, with translation MANNKNSAVEEIELKRALEERYLAYALSTIMHRALPDVRDGLKPVHRRIIYAMRLLRLYPNQAYAKCARIVGDVMGKFHPHGDSSIYDALVRLAQDFSVRYPLIDGQGNFGNLDGDNAAAMRYTEARMTDITSFLLDGLNEDAIDFRLTYNEEDKEPVVLPAAFPNILANGSSGIAVGMATSIPPHNISELCESCLYLIQHPNASTQELLQFVKGPDFPTGGIVITSQEELHEAYNSGRGGFRLRSRWHKESGERGTYRLVVTEIPFQIQKNRLVTKVQEMLYARKLPMLEDIRDESAEDVRIVIEPKSKNTDAELLMESLFKLTEFEVRIGLNMNVLSMGKIPNVLSLKEVLQQWLNHRKEVLVRRSNFRLANIEARLELVSGYLIAYLNLDEVIRIIREEDEPKPVLIASFELTDNQAEAILNMRLRSLRRLEELELKKEQAALEEEKKQLETLLASEKHQWQILSNEIKTLAKNYGPTTELGKRRTDFGTAIEHDVEALEQAMIEKEAVTVIISEMGWARALKGHLSSTDNITFKEGDQAKFILPAYTTDKLLLVGSDGRFFALNIHTLPGGRGQGEPIRLLLELEQDQELLGIFIYKPDDKLLLISHQGYGFMVTQSELLSTTRKGKQIMKVKAPDRTALCKVVSGTHLAIIGDNRKLLVFPLTEIPHMSRGKGVRLQKYKDGGVRDAICFDISTGLQWHDSAGRSFTRQAEEITEWQGSRAAAGRMAPRGFPKSGYFET, from the coding sequence ATGGCTAATAATAAAAATTCTGCTGTGGAAGAAATAGAGCTTAAGCGTGCGTTAGAAGAACGATATCTAGCCTATGCCCTGTCTACAATAATGCATCGCGCGCTACCTGATGTACGAGACGGGCTAAAGCCAGTGCATCGCAGAATAATTTACGCTATGCGTTTATTAAGGCTGTATCCAAATCAAGCTTATGCAAAATGCGCCCGCATCGTGGGTGATGTTATGGGGAAATTTCACCCCCATGGCGACAGCTCTATTTACGATGCTTTGGTGCGATTGGCACAGGATTTTTCTGTACGCTACCCATTAATAGACGGGCAGGGCAATTTTGGCAATTTAGATGGTGATAATGCTGCCGCTATGCGTTACACAGAAGCTAGAATGACAGATATTACCAGCTTTTTACTAGATGGGCTTAATGAAGATGCCATAGATTTTCGCCTTACCTATAATGAAGAAGATAAGGAACCTGTAGTTTTACCTGCCGCTTTTCCGAATATCTTAGCTAATGGTTCATCTGGAATAGCGGTGGGTATGGCAACTTCTATTCCTCCACATAATATTTCTGAACTTTGTGAGAGCTGCTTATATCTGATACAGCATCCTAACGCCAGCACCCAGGAGCTTTTGCAGTTTGTTAAAGGCCCAGATTTCCCAACTGGTGGTATTGTAATAACCAGCCAAGAAGAATTACACGAAGCTTATAATAGTGGCCGAGGTGGCTTTAGGCTAAGATCGAGATGGCATAAAGAAAGCGGTGAACGCGGTACTTATCGTCTTGTTGTTACCGAAATACCGTTTCAAATACAAAAAAACCGGTTGGTAACAAAAGTACAAGAAATGCTATATGCACGCAAACTGCCTATGCTAGAAGATATACGTGATGAATCTGCCGAAGATGTGCGTATCGTTATTGAGCCAAAGTCAAAAAATACCGATGCTGAACTCTTAATGGAATCTCTATTTAAGCTTACCGAGTTTGAAGTGCGTATTGGCTTGAATATGAATGTGTTAAGCATGGGCAAAATCCCAAATGTTTTATCGCTAAAAGAAGTTTTACAGCAATGGTTAAACCATCGCAAAGAAGTTTTAGTAAGACGCTCTAATTTTCGCTTAGCCAATATTGAAGCACGCTTAGAATTGGTAAGTGGGTATTTGATAGCTTATTTAAATTTAGATGAAGTTATAAGAATCATACGCGAAGAGGATGAGCCAAAACCAGTTCTTATAGCAAGTTTTGAGCTTACCGATAATCAGGCAGAAGCTATTTTGAATATGCGACTGCGTTCTTTGCGCCGCTTAGAAGAGCTAGAGTTAAAAAAAGAGCAAGCTGCTCTTGAAGAGGAAAAAAAACAATTAGAGACTTTGCTGGCGAGCGAAAAGCATCAATGGCAAATCTTAAGCAATGAAATTAAGACCTTGGCAAAAAATTATGGACCAACCACAGAGCTTGGTAAACGCCGCACAGATTTTGGCACAGCAATTGAGCATGATGTTGAAGCTTTAGAACAAGCGATGATAGAAAAAGAAGCAGTTACGGTAATTATTTCTGAAATGGGCTGGGCTCGCGCACTTAAAGGCCATTTATCTTCGACTGATAATATTACTTTTAAGGAAGGCGATCAGGCAAAATTTATTTTGCCAGCTTATACAACAGATAAATTATTATTAGTTGGTAGTGATGGTAGATTTTTTGCTTTAAATATTCATACTCTTCCCGGCGGGCGTGGACAGGGCGAACCAATACGTCTCTTGCTTGAGCTAGAACAGGACCAAGAATTATTAGGAATTTTTATTTATAAGCCAGATGATAAATTGCTGCTAATTTCTCATCAAGGCTACGGTTTTATGGTTACACAAAGCGAGTTACTTTCTACCACTAGAAAAGGTAAACAAATTATGAAGGTGAAAGCCCCAGATAGAACGGCTTTGTGCAAAGTAGTATCTGGCACGCATTTGGCTATTATAGGCGATAATCGTAAATTGCTTGTATTTCCACTCACGGAAATTCCACATATGTCACGCGGCAAGGGAGTACGCTTGCAGAAATACAAAGATGGTGGAGTACGCGATGCTATCTGTTTCGATATTTCAACGGGACTGCAATGGCACGATAGTGCAGGGCGTAGTTTTACAAGACAAGCCGAAGAAATAACAGAATGGCAAGGCTCTAGAGCTGCGGCTGGTAGAATGGCACCACGTGGCTTTCCAAAATCCGGTTATTTTGAGACCTAA
- the queF gene encoding preQ(1) synthase, which yields MSNNSVYGNLKQLGTKVELPQTPDEAVLEKVPNPQNDISYCIRFTAPEFTSLCPITGQPDFAHIVIDYVPDQWLVESKSLKLFLGAFRNHGSFHEDCTIVIAKRLIELLQPKWLRIGGYWYPRGGIPIDVFWQTGEAPAQTWIPEQDVPPYRGR from the coding sequence ATGAGTAATAATTCAGTTTATGGGAATTTAAAACAATTAGGCACTAAAGTTGAGCTGCCACAAACACCAGACGAGGCTGTTTTAGAAAAAGTACCAAACCCACAAAATGACATTAGCTATTGCATACGTTTTACGGCACCAGAATTTACCTCACTATGCCCAATTACTGGGCAGCCCGATTTTGCTCATATCGTTATAGATTATGTACCAGATCAATGGTTGGTAGAAAGCAAATCTTTGAAGTTATTCTTAGGCGCATTTAGAAATCATGGCTCTTTTCATGAAGATTGTACAATAGTTATTGCAAAAAGACTGATAGAATTATTGCAGCCAAAATGGCTTCGCATAGGTGGGTATTGGTATCCACGCGGTGGGATTCCTATAGATGTTTTTTGGCAAACCGGAGAAGCTCCAGCACAAACATGGATTCCAGAGCAAGATGTGCCGCCATATCGTGGACGTTAA